A portion of the Marinobacter alexandrii genome contains these proteins:
- a CDS encoding acetyl-CoA hydrolase/transferase C-terminal domain-containing protein, whose translation MKTASSAIEAVSSIQSGENIFIHTGGAAPQSLVDALTRRADELENVRIYQMHTEGNASYAEPQFSKSFEVIAMFIGKNTRQCVNEGSGDFLPCFFSEVPIMIREEIIPIDVALVQVSPPDKHGFCSLGISVETTKAAVDKAKKVIAQINPQMPRTHGDGLIHIDNFHSVFEYEQLLPEVVPHPLSEIEKRIGENVARIIEDGATLQMGIGAIPNATLACLHNHKDLGIHTEMFSDGILPLVENGVINNKLKKKNTGVIVSGFLIGTRKLYDFVDDNPQVRILDIQYVNDISVIRKQPKMTSINSAIEIDLTGQVCADSIGERIYSGVGGQMDFIRGASLSPGGKPIIALSSQTRNEESKIVSQLKPGAGVVTTRAHIQYVATEYGIVNLYGKSLKERAKELIKIAHPNHQESLEKALFERFGCIL comes from the coding sequence ATGAAAACAGCATCTTCGGCCATAGAAGCCGTTTCATCTATTCAATCAGGTGAAAATATTTTTATCCATACAGGAGGAGCAGCTCCGCAATCGTTAGTCGATGCATTGACAAGAAGAGCTGATGAATTGGAAAATGTTCGTATCTATCAGATGCATACTGAAGGAAACGCTTCATATGCTGAACCTCAATTCAGCAAAAGTTTCGAAGTAATTGCCATGTTTATTGGTAAAAACACAAGACAATGTGTCAATGAAGGATCTGGCGATTTTCTTCCATGCTTTTTTAGCGAAGTACCTATCATGATTAGAGAGGAAATTATACCAATTGATGTGGCACTAGTACAAGTATCTCCACCAGATAAACACGGATTTTGTTCACTAGGAATCTCCGTGGAAACAACTAAAGCCGCGGTAGATAAAGCAAAAAAAGTCATAGCGCAAATCAATCCTCAAATGCCACGAACTCATGGGGATGGATTGATTCATATTGATAACTTCCATAGTGTATTTGAATATGAACAACTTCTTCCAGAAGTAGTACCTCACCCACTCTCCGAAATTGAAAAAAGGATAGGCGAAAATGTTGCTAGAATAATTGAAGATGGCGCGACACTTCAAATGGGAATTGGAGCAATACCCAATGCAACATTAGCGTGTCTCCATAATCACAAAGACTTAGGTATCCATACTGAAATGTTTTCAGATGGAATTTTACCATTGGTCGAAAATGGTGTCATTAATAACAAATTAAAGAAAAAAAATACGGGTGTAATCGTATCTGGATTCCTAATTGGCACTCGAAAATTATATGACTTTGTAGATGATAACCCACAGGTGAGAATACTAGATATACAATACGTCAATGACATATCTGTTATTAGAAAGCAGCCTAAAATGACAAGTATCAATAGTGCTATTGAGATAGATCTGACAGGACAGGTTTGCGCAGACTCTATTGGCGAACGAATATATAGTGGTGTGGGTGGTCAAATGGATTTTATTAGAGGTGCTTCCCTTTCTCCTGGGGGGAAACCTATTATTGCCCTATCATCGCAAACAAGAAATGAGGAATCCAAAATAGTCTCCCAACTGAAGCCTGGTGCCGGAGTAGTTACCACTCGAGCACATATCCAATATGTGGCTACTGAATATGGAATTGTTAATCTCTA
- a CDS encoding CBS domain-containing protein, with translation MKTLVKELMTSKVHSIGISNSLIEARDMLLKYHIRHLPVMDDDKLVGILSRTDVMRLSFGDVYDEIETEADAALYNALTIEDVMVNRPRTVASTDPISIASRIFIEEEYHALPVLEDDKLAGIITTTDVIRNYQQEQHSAKIPKKYTEERPWGNFEQFCENRLCTVKLINVNPNEELSLQYHRNRNEFWRVVKGKGKVVIGKQELDANVDDEFSVPAKTKHRIITQEFSLQILEISYGLFDEKDIVRLIDKYHRTQQ, from the coding sequence ATGAAGACGCTTGTAAAGGAACTGATGACAAGTAAAGTCCATTCGATCGGAATATCGAATTCCCTCATTGAAGCACGAGATATGCTACTGAAGTATCACATCCGTCATTTACCTGTAATGGATGATGACAAGTTGGTAGGAATACTAAGTAGAACGGACGTGATGAGACTAAGCTTTGGCGATGTGTATGATGAAATAGAGACTGAAGCAGATGCCGCGCTTTACAATGCGCTTACCATTGAAGATGTAATGGTTAATCGTCCAAGAACGGTGGCTTCAACCGATCCTATAAGTATAGCTTCAAGAATATTCATTGAAGAAGAGTATCATGCATTGCCCGTTTTGGAAGATGATAAACTAGCTGGCATCATCACTACTACTGACGTGATTAGAAATTATCAACAAGAACAACACAGTGCTAAAATTCCCAAAAAATACACTGAGGAGCGACCATGGGGAAACTTTGAACAGTTCTGTGAAAATCGACTTTGTACGGTTAAACTTATTAATGTCAATCCAAACGAAGAGTTGAGCCTTCAATATCATAGAAACAGGAATGAGTTCTGGAGAGTGGTGAAAGGAAAAGGTAAAGTAGTCATTGGTAAACAGGAATTAGATGCAAATGTTGATGACGAATTTTCTGTACCCGCTAAAACCAAACATCGCATCATAACACAAGAATTTTCGTTGCAAATTCTTGAAATTTCTTATGGCTTGTTTGATGAAAAAGACATTGTTCGACTCATCGATAAATACCATCGAACACAACAATAA
- a CDS encoding universal stress protein, with the protein MKKILVPVDFSEVSISAAMFAVEIAKMSKAKLILLHSAFFNYYNDISYGMTYNYQPLIEEFEREINEKLEGLRKRVAADVECEICVSGLSLIESIKDIVADEGIDLIAVGTHGSSGLGEFFIGSNTEKIVRKVKCPVIAIPSKTSVNSIKKILVPIDIREIQDELMKKFAQLQKFFSASMEFVWVRTPHNIENEKVVREKFDSLMKTYGFQDSELCIICSVFPAEGILAYSQESKANMIAMATHARRGISHLLAGSMTEDTINHISIPVWTYKLDKKVKNIDLFN; encoded by the coding sequence ATGAAAAAAATATTAGTACCTGTCGATTTTTCTGAGGTAAGCATTTCTGCGGCAATGTTTGCGGTGGAAATCGCAAAAATGTCAAAAGCTAAACTAATACTCCTTCACAGTGCATTCTTCAATTATTACAATGATATTAGTTACGGAATGACCTATAATTATCAACCTCTAATTGAAGAATTTGAGCGAGAAATCAATGAAAAATTAGAAGGGTTGAGAAAGAGAGTCGCTGCGGATGTTGAGTGCGAAATATGTGTGTCCGGGCTTAGTCTTATAGAATCTATTAAAGATATAGTAGCGGATGAAGGGATAGACTTAATAGCCGTAGGCACACATGGATCTTCAGGCTTGGGAGAGTTCTTCATTGGCTCAAACACTGAAAAAATAGTGAGAAAGGTAAAATGTCCTGTGATAGCAATACCTTCCAAGACTTCAGTGAATTCAATTAAAAAGATATTGGTACCCATTGACATCCGAGAAATACAAGATGAGTTGATGAAAAAATTTGCACAACTTCAAAAATTCTTCTCGGCTTCTATGGAGTTTGTATGGGTGCGTACACCGCACAACATCGAAAACGAAAAAGTGGTGAGGGAAAAATTTGACTCACTGATGAAGACTTATGGTTTTCAGGACAGTGAGTTATGCATTATCTGTAGCGTCTTTCCAGCAGAAGGGATACTTGCTTATTCACAGGAATCTAAAGCAAATATGATCGCTATGGCTACTCACGCACGAAGAGGAATTTCGCACTTACTTGCTGGAAGTATGACAGAAGATACTATCAATCATATCAGTATTCCTGTTTGGACTTATAAGCTGGACAAGAAGGTAAAAAACATTGATCTATTCAACTAG